In Nostoc sp. GT001, a genomic segment contains:
- a CDS encoding pre-16S rRNA-processing nuclease YqgF encodes MNFREFSATQPVILGFDPGRDKCGLAVMGLDRQLYYHQVVLAKEAIASIETLRQKFPISLMVMGDQTTAKQWRQKLYQELTEPLSIILVDERYTTLEARDRYWQMFPPKGLIKLLPQGLRQPPRPIDDIVAILLIERYLNRLTESTLSSQE; translated from the coding sequence ATGAATTTCCGCGAATTTTCAGCAACGCAGCCAGTCATATTGGGGTTTGATCCAGGTCGAGATAAGTGTGGTTTAGCGGTGATGGGACTCGATCGGCAACTGTATTATCATCAAGTCGTGCTAGCAAAAGAGGCGATCGCTAGCATCGAGACATTGCGTCAAAAGTTTCCGATCTCTTTGATGGTCATGGGCGACCAAACTACAGCCAAACAGTGGAGACAGAAATTATATCAAGAATTGACAGAACCGTTGAGTATTATTTTAGTGGATGAGCGCTACACAACCTTAGAAGCACGCGATCGCTATTGGCAAATGTTCCCGCCCAAAGGGCTAATCAAGCTATTACCACAGGGTCTACGACAGCCTCCAAGACCCATAGATGACATCGTTGCCATCCTCTTAATCGAAAGATACTTAAATCGCCTCACAGAATCAACACTAAGCAGTCAGGAGTGA
- a CDS encoding DUF3146 family protein, producing MSAKRLPETIAHVRITRQSWQHGFLEGEVNAGEFEWHFQWHFRRGELAVKPSQGRALIKEPLGRFLEQQDYQLEPGGDYAFTIRAEL from the coding sequence GTGAGTGCAAAACGTCTGCCAGAAACCATTGCCCATGTCAGAATTACCCGCCAATCCTGGCAACACGGCTTCCTAGAAGGCGAAGTGAATGCGGGTGAGTTTGAGTGGCATTTCCAGTGGCATTTTCGCCGGGGAGAACTTGCCGTCAAGCCTTCCCAAGGCCGCGCCTTAATCAAAGAACCCCTCGGTCGATTTTTGGAGCAACAAGATTATCAGCTAGAGCCTGGAGGAGACTATGCTTTTACGATTCGGGCGGAACTTTAA
- a CDS encoding heavy-metal-associated domain-containing protein, with product MAIQLKVPDIKGDECAKKITKSILTMESDAKVDVNVDTKTVTVDAAASEESIKQMVQSAGYTIEGY from the coding sequence ATGGCAATTCAATTGAAAGTTCCAGATATTAAAGGTGATGAGTGCGCCAAGAAAATAACTAAATCTATTCTGACTATGGAGTCTGATGCCAAAGTAGATGTAAACGTTGATACTAAAACTGTAACTGTAGATGCTGCGGCTTCTGAAGAGTCAATTAAACAGATGGTTCAATCTGCTGGTTATACTATAGAGGGTTATTAA
- a CDS encoding aldo/keto reductase, whose amino-acid sequence METKQLGKTGIFVSAIGLGGMPMSISNRPPESESIQVIHRALDLGITFIDTADSYCKDESEKHHNEQLIHKALSNYKGDLSQVIVATKGGLMRPDGNWTSNGNPEHLRQTIRDSFEALGGAKPIDVWQYHSPDTNYTIEESLAPVKEAVEAGLIRFVGVSNFSVEQIKRARDVVDIVSVQNQYSPWQRQPENDGVLKYCEQQGLTFLPWSPFGGRRRHQGLQDIPAIAKLAKEKGVSVYNIVLAWLRSKSPVILPIPGASKVSSIEDSAQAINVKLSDEEVQKIDGAT is encoded by the coding sequence ATGGAAACCAAACAGCTAGGAAAAACTGGTATATTTGTAAGTGCGATTGGTTTGGGTGGTATGCCCATGTCAATTTCTAATCGTCCTCCCGAATCGGAATCAATCCAAGTTATTCATCGTGCTTTGGATTTGGGTATTACATTTATTGACACTGCGGACTCTTACTGCAAAGATGAGTCAGAAAAGCATCACAATGAGCAGCTGATTCACAAGGCACTTAGTAATTACAAAGGCGATCTTAGCCAAGTGATTGTAGCAACGAAGGGCGGATTGATGCGTCCCGATGGCAACTGGACAAGCAACGGCAATCCAGAACATTTGCGCCAAACAATTCGCGACAGTTTTGAAGCGTTGGGTGGTGCTAAACCCATCGATGTTTGGCAATACCATTCTCCCGATACTAATTACACCATTGAAGAATCCCTTGCGCCAGTTAAAGAAGCAGTAGAGGCTGGTTTGATTCGGTTTGTGGGAGTTTCTAACTTTTCTGTTGAACAAATTAAGCGGGCGCGCGATGTGGTGGATATTGTCTCGGTGCAGAATCAATACAGCCCTTGGCAACGACAGCCAGAAAATGATGGCGTATTAAAATATTGCGAACAGCAAGGATTGACTTTTTTACCTTGGAGTCCCTTTGGTGGTAGGCGTCGCCATCAGGGATTGCAAGATATTCCTGCGATCGCTAAATTAGCTAAAGAAAAAGGCGTGTCAGTGTACAATATCGTTCTGGCATGGTTGCGTTCCAAATCGCCCGTTATTTTGCCAATTCCTGGCGCTAGCAAGGTCTCTAGCATTGAAGACTCAGCACAAGCTATAAATGTGAAACTATCTGATGAAGAAGTGCAAAAAATTGATGGGGCAACTTAA
- a CDS encoding EndoU domain-containing protein produces the protein MINLFVFLLLVSSFCWQNSVKVQAQSNMQLLPFFDNVDNPVPVRFPAGQQVDITPPPPLLNPFDKAILKLCGPIGTRVSPNNFKQLLSYYPDVLQKIQQVSGGELRPGRRNKAQFLEDLTNIWFQRQGFEHIFCGEIYNTKDIGGLHFYGRYLQLQNEGIGGRLPNNQGREEVISNVIYTMGVVIKQKNRTVTDVIKGYGYLSNAEEMLLDATKIFKLQGNNQGACIYNVRDQETGKSFPTVFVSKEKAIVTYYPDATPQGAKCKS, from the coding sequence ATGATAAATTTGTTTGTTTTTTTGCTACTGGTTTCCTCATTTTGCTGGCAAAATTCAGTGAAGGTTCAGGCTCAGTCAAATATGCAACTTCTGCCGTTTTTTGATAATGTCGATAACCCCGTTCCTGTTCGCTTTCCCGCAGGGCAACAGGTAGATATCACGCCACCTCCACCGCTGCTCAATCCTTTTGACAAAGCTATACTAAAACTCTGCGGCCCTATTGGTACAAGAGTTAGTCCTAATAATTTTAAACAATTGTTATCTTATTACCCAGATGTCTTGCAGAAAATTCAGCAAGTTAGCGGCGGTGAGCTGCGTCCTGGACGTAGGAATAAGGCACAATTCCTTGAAGATTTAACAAATATTTGGTTCCAACGTCAGGGATTTGAACATATATTTTGTGGCGAAATATATAACACCAAAGATATTGGTGGCTTGCATTTTTACGGCAGATATTTACAGTTACAAAATGAAGGCATAGGCGGACGTTTGCCAAATAATCAAGGACGAGAGGAAGTTATTTCTAATGTAATTTATACAATGGGTGTAGTAATTAAACAGAAAAATCGTACAGTAACAGATGTCATTAAAGGCTATGGCTATCTCAGTAATGCCGAAGAAATGCTTTTAGATGCCACCAAAATATTTAAACTCCAAGGTAATAATCAGGGAGCATGTATTTATAATGTACGTGACCAAGAAACGGGAAAATCCTTCCCTACAGTTTTTGTAAGTAAAGAAAAAGCGATCG